The DNA window TTGGACATGACGTTGTTGAAAAACCCCCTTTCTTTATGGAGGACGACAGTCAGCAGGTCATTCACATTAACTTTGATTCTGCAGCGGTTGACCCTGTCTATTTCCCACAGTTAGAAGTTATTGGTGACATAGCAAACAGTATTTGGCAAATCAAAGAAACCATAGAGCCGCAAGATAGTTGGAAGCTTGAGTTTTATAGAGATGTTCATGATGCCTATATTGAGCATAGAAACGCATCAGAAGATGATGACCGTTTTCCTATATTACCCGAACGGTTTGTTCGAGAAATCAGAAAAGCCATGCCCAAAGACGGTATTGTTACCTTAGACAACGGCGTTTACAAAATTTGGTTTGCTCGCAACTACCCAGCGTATCTGCCGAACACAGTGCTACTCGATAATGCGCTAGCAACCATGGGTGCAGGACTGCCTTCAGCAATTGCGGCGAAGCTCGTTTATCCCGAGAAGGCTGTTATTACCGTTTGTGGTGACGGTGGTTTTATGATGAATAGTCAGGAATTAGAAACGGCGGTTAGGCTAAATCTGCATATTGTCGTCATCATACTGCGTGATGATGCCTATGGAATGATTAAGTGGAAGCAAGCCAACATGGAGTTTGAGAACTTCGGTTTAGACTATGGCAATCCAGATTTTGTTAAATATGTAGAATCATATGGCGGCAAAGGCTGGCGAATATCAGCAACCAAAGACTTACTGCCTACCGTACAAAAATGTTTAACCGAACCCGCTGTTCATCTTATAGATGTGCCGGTTGACTACAGTCTTAATGATGAAACGTTGAACAAAACGATTCGAAAGCTTAGTGCGAAGCTATAATTTCTAAAAATATGCTAACTCAGTGAATCTAAATAAAGAAAGCTAAATAAAGACACACCTAT is part of the Glaciecola nitratireducens FR1064 genome and encodes:
- a CDS encoding acetolactate synthase large subunit, encoding MKASDLMVKALEAEGVEYIFGIPGEENLDLLESLRSSSIKLILTRHEQGAGFMAATYGRLTGKVGVCLSTLGPGATNLVTPAAYAQLGAMPMLMITGQKPIKTSKQGRFQVIDVVDMMRPITKYTTQVVSGDRIPSVVREAFRLASEERPGAVHIELPEDIADESTSAHLLKPSVARRPIAEYKAISRAVDMIEKAKSPVLLIGAGANRKLTAKMLQEFVDKTGIPYITTQMGKGVLDESGKLFMGNTALSSGDFVHRVIERADLIINVGHDVVEKPPFFMEDDSQQVIHINFDSAAVDPVYFPQLEVIGDIANSIWQIKETIEPQDSWKLEFYRDVHDAYIEHRNASEDDDRFPILPERFVREIRKAMPKDGIVTLDNGVYKIWFARNYPAYLPNTVLLDNALATMGAGLPSAIAAKLVYPEKAVITVCGDGGFMMNSQELETAVRLNLHIVVIILRDDAYGMIKWKQANMEFENFGLDYGNPDFVKYVESYGGKGWRISATKDLLPTVQKCLTEPAVHLIDVPVDYSLNDETLNKTIRKLSAKL